DNA from Metabacillus flavus:
GAAATTTTTAGCGGGACACAGTGATGTCGTGGCAGGGCTCGCTGCTGTAAAAGATGAAGAGCTTGGAAACCAGCTGTACAAACTCCAAAATTCCTTTGGAGCCATTCTCGGGGCACAGGATTCCTGGCTTGTGCTGAGGGGCCTGAAAACTCTTCACGTCCGTTTGAAGCAATCGACCGAATCTGCCCATAAGCTGGCCGCATTCTTGTCAAGGCATCCGGCTGTAGAAGAAGTCTATTATCCGGGTCTTTCCTTCCATCCCGGCTGTTCCGTACAGCGTTATCAGGCAGATGGACCGGGTGCCGTGCTTTCCTTCAGGCTGTCTGATGAGGATGCCGTTCGAAAGCTCGTCCAAAACGTCCAGCTTCCGGTTTTTGCAGTGAGCCTCGGCGCCGTAGAAACCATTCTCTCTTATCCTGCTAAGATGTCACATGCGGCAATGCCGAGGGAAGAGCGGTATGCAAGAGGAATTACCGACGGATTGCTCCGAGTCAGTGTAGGGCTTGAGAAAGCGGAGGACCTGATTCAGGACTTTGGATCAGCTCTGGATTTGCTGCCGAAAACGAAGCCGCTGCAGTACGCGCGTGTTCAGGGAAGCGGGCGTGGGTGAGGGGCTGAGGTGCTAGCTGAACGGGGTGTCTGGTGGTGGCTGACCCTCACTCTGGTAAAGAAGTAAAGCTCCGGCACCATATCGTTTAAACCTTACTGCGGCAAGGTCTGGCAGAGAACAGTCTTTGTCCCCTGCTGCGGTGAAGAATGTGGGGACTGGCACGGTGCCAGTCCCCTTAAATTTTACCGGACTAAAGCTCCGGTACCAAATCTGCAGACCGCTTCTGCGCATGGTTTTCAGAAAGCAGCCCTCTGTCCCCTGATGCGGTGAAGCAGTAAGGGTCAGGCACCAAATTTTTGATCATTATGATAAATTCCAGAAAGAACGATAGGTGAAGAACCATGCATCAAAATATTCTATTAAGTTCAATCTTTAGCCAGCTTGAAGTTGCAAATCGCTCTATTATAGAAATGGCCGTGCTTTTAGATGAGGATGATTTAAACTGGAGA
Protein-coding regions in this window:
- the metC gene encoding cystathionine beta-lyase encodes the protein MSNTDWSIQTKLLHNSHKTDKETGGVSVPVHLSSTFHQSDFDQFGKYDYARSGNPTREVLENAIADLEGGTRGFAFSSGMSAISTAFLLLSKGDHVLVTEDVYGGTYRMVTEVLSRFGIEYTFVDMTDLHNVASKIRPNTKVIYLETPSNPLLKITDIQGIVKLAKANNCLTFLDNTFLTPALQRPLGLGVDIVLHSATKFLAGHSDVVAGLAAVKDEELGNQLYKLQNSFGAILGAQDSWLVLRGLKTLHVRLKQSTESAHKLAAFLSRHPAVEEVYYPGLSFHPGCSVQRYQADGPGAVLSFRLSDEDAVRKLVQNVQLPVFAVSLGAVETILSYPAKMSHAAMPREERYARGITDGLLRVSVGLEKAEDLIQDFGSALDLLPKTKPLQYARVQGSGRG